The region CAAATATACATAGCAAAAACAGGTAGAATATGATGTAGTTTACGAGCGTACGGATACGGGCGTTTATACTTGATTTTAGCGCGGATACTCAAGTAGCACGTTAGAAATCCTAAACCTATTCCGATCGGGATAAAGATCGTTTGAAATAAACGATACAGCGATTCGTCGGCGCTGTACGTGAAATGAAGTTGCGCGCAGCAAAACCCGTACATGCCGATACCGGCGTAGTCGACCATGAAGCAGAAATAATGAACCGTTTCCGACTTCGACTGCAAACAATGAGCTCCGCTGCTGCATAGAAACAATAGTAAGGTGGCGAAAATACCGGCTAGAAAGTCCCAACTGTAGCGATCGTTGATGAAGTCGATTTCGTCGCTCatattgatcaatttgacTAGAACCAAAATCGCGGCGATGACGTGAGTCCAAACATTCATACATTCATTGTGTACCTAGAAATAAATACGTTCAagtctgataaataaatataccACTGTAGCAATACGgttaaaaatattcataatggTTTTATTCACTCTGTGGAAAAATATGGTGAAAGATTAGGATTAAGGTCAGGTTAGATTCCGATGAATCTACGTGACAGAAGTTATTGATTATAATGGAAGCGTCCTAGGgacatattttgtttaaaaaagttTCAGAGGTTATTCCGACTTAGGCAAATCGGTAGAAAACCTCAAAAATCACTTCCAACTGAGAAAACTAATAATTCCAAGTCAGTAACTCAGAATAAACCTCATAGAATATCACAATCAGAGACGTAAATACAACCACTGcctgaaatatattcattgttCCCACACAAGATATTTACACAAAACTCAAGAGGTTTTCGAGGACTTTTACACAGGTTGATTCGAGTAGATATTCTAATAAACCTTCGAAAACAGTCAGAACAGAaagtcgtttttttttttctcaaaataaaaatCCGCTCAAAATTCATGGCTTACCTGAAAGATACTGAATATATAACACAACCACGGATGATGAGGTTCACGGAATCCTGTATGAATATTCGGTTCCTGAAATAATACTGGAACTTCATGACGCAATCTTGTCGGCACTTGCGGAATGGATGTCCTTTTCTTGTTCATTCGATCGCCATTTCCAGCTGTGGATTAAAATcaactgattaatttgttaTTATCAGTGGC is a window of Tubulanus polymorphus chromosome 2, tnTubPoly1.2, whole genome shotgun sequence DNA encoding:
- the LOC141898221 gene encoding membrane progestin receptor beta-like, translating into MNKKRTSIPQVPTRLRHEVPVLFQEPNIHTGFREPHHPWLCYIFSIFQVHNECMNVWTHVIAAILVLVKLINMSDEIDFINDRYSWDFLAGIFATLLLFLCSSGAHCLQSKSETVHYFCFMVDYAGIGMYGFCCAQLHFTYSADESLYRLFQTIFIPIGIGLGFLTCYLSIRAKIKYKRPYPYARKLHHILPVFAMYIWLILPVVHMLFHCIRYETKCNESLPSHIRQIVCFFVSGAFYAGDIPQKILPIGWCDFIGHSHQLFHFFISMSSFYKLEAVRIDFRSNGGVIRARPEPTFFSAFGPLLFLIACEILCILSHREQVHEKIARVYRVQEKEMKKDE